DNA sequence from the Amycolatopsis sp. Hca4 genome:
GGCCCGGCGCGGGCGCGGTGGCGGCCGCGGCGGGCGCGAAAGCCGCAGTGAGGACCAAGGCCACCAGCGCGGCGAGCACGCGGCGGGCCGTCACGCGCCGGTCCCGTAGACGCGCTTGCAGGTCGCGGACTCGCTGAAGGCCAAGCCGAGCTCCGGGTTGGCCTTGAGGTCCTTGATCGGGCCCTCGGGATCGGCCAGCTTGCCCATCGTCGCGTCGGCTTCGGCGATGACCTGGCGCAGGCTGGCCTGGTCGGTCACCTTCGCCTGCTCCATCCGGGTCTTCGTCTCGGCCAGCTTGGTCTTCGTCTCGGTCAGGTTGCCGGTCGCTTTGTCCACAACGGACTGTCCATCCGGGACGGGCGGGACACCCGCGGTGCGCAGGCCGCCCGCCATGTCGTCGAGCGCGGAACCGAGGCGGCCGAGGAAGTCGACCATCGCGTCGCGGGTCTTGACCGGGTCGGCGTCGTCGACCGCCGGCGGCTGCGAGAGCTTCGCCGAGCCCGCGGCGACGCCGGTGCACACCTTGTCCACCCAGGCGAGTGCCGCGGGGTCGGCGTGCCTGCCCGGGTCGGGCGGGGTGTCCGAACCGCACGCGGAACACGACAGAACCGCGGCCGCCGACATCACGAGCACCGCGCTGTGCATTCTTTTCATGGGTTTCGAAGCTACGCGCCGCGCGCGCGGGCGAGCAAGAAGAGAATGGGTGGTTGGCATGCGCGTCAACATTGCGGCGACCGGATTTGTCACGCGCGTCAGCGGTTCGAAGGTGGCGCTGGGCTGGGCAAACCTTCCCCGTCCTGCTAGGAATGCGGTCGGTGTGGCGTGCCGGGGTGACAATTTGCCGTACTACTGTGAGCTTTTCGCGGAAAGCCCTTGATCGCTGCCCGTTCCGCTCGTTAGCTTACCGTTCGGTAGCGATTTCCGGGCGGTCATTTCCAGGGAACGCTCCGCCGTTTCGTATCACTGTTGATACACGGAAGGACCATCGTGAGTCACCCAAGAGGCAAGAAGAAGACGGCCGCGGCCGCCGCGGCCACGGCGGCGGTCGGGCTGGTCGCCACCGCGCTCGTCGTGGGGGCGCAGACCAGCGCCGCCGACCCCATCTCGCTGACGCTGAACTACCACTGCACCTTCCCGCTGGTGGGTTCCCAGTCGCTGAAGGTGGTGATCAACACCGACCTGCCGACCACGGTCAACACCGGGCAGCCGACCGGCGCGTTCGACATCAAGGCCGTGTCCACCATCAACGCGGACACCGTCAGCGGCCTGAGCCTGATCGGGGCCACGACGCTCGAGGGCACCGCCACCGCGAGCGCGACGGTCGCGGCACCGAGCCTCAACCTGCCGGTCAGCGTCCCGATCACGCTGGACAAGACGAACATCCCGGCGTCCGGTGAGATGAACATCAACGCGGCGGGCAAGACGCCGTCGCTGACGTTCACCCAGGCCGGCCAGGCGAAGATCACCGTGGGCGACTTGAACCTCAAGGTCACCCCGCGCAAGGCCGACGGCTCGGTCACCGGCATCACGCCGGACGGCACGATCGACGCGCCCTGCACGCAGGACAGCGGCCAGAACAACACCCTGGCCACGATCACCATCAACGGCGGTGGCGGCACGACGACCCCGCCCACCACCACCCCGCCGGTCACCACGCCGCCGACGACCACGCCGCCGGTGACGACCCCGCCCACCACCACGCCGCCGGGCGGGGGCATCAAGTACTCCTTCGGCATCACCGGGCAGACCGCGCTGAAGTCGCTCGGCAGCACCGCGCCGATCACCGGCTCGTTCGACGCCGACGTCAACCTGTCGGCCAAGACGTTCACCGGCAACCTGCAGCTGAACCCGACGCACACCGACTTCAAGCTGTTCGGCTTCCTGCAGGGCAGCTCGGACGTCAAGGTCGTGCAGAACGGCCCGCAGACCGGTGAGCTGGTGGGCACCGGCTTCAAGGCGCACATCAAGTTCGACACGTTCCTCACCACGGTCAACCTGTTCGGCATCCCGATCAGCACCGACCCGAAGTGCGGCACGGTCAGCCCGTCGACCAGCGAGATGACCACCGGACCCGACTTCGACCTGCTCAAGGGCGGCAAGCTGTCGGGCACCTACTCGCTGTCCGCGCTGCAGAACTGCGGCTCGTTCAACGACATCATCAGCGCGTTCGCCAAGAGTGACGGCAACTCGCTGAACCTCGTGCTCGCCAAGAAGTAACCCAGCTACCGGCCCCCGCCGCGCGCCGAGGCGTGCCGCGGCGGGGGCCGGTGCCACGTCTCGAGAAAGGGAGCGCCCGTGCGGATCGCCCGGTCGTTGCTCGCCGCCTGCGTGCTCGCGCTCGCCATCGCCGCGCCCGCTGTGGCGTCGACGCCGATCGACAAGAAGCTGAGCTTCACGTGCCCGTTCCCGTTGATCGGGCTGCAAAAGCTGGCCGTCGAGGTCAAGGCGTCGTTCGACGTGCCGTCCGCGCCCGGCGGCACCTTCACGACGGCGGACCTCGCGGTGGCGGTGACCGTGCCGGACAAGTCCGCCCGCGGCCTCACCCTGGTCGGCGCGGCGAGCATCGAAGGGACGGCGTCCGCAGGGGTGACGCTGACCAACGGCCCGCTCACGCTGCCGCTGAGCCTCCCGCTGACGGTGGCGAAGACCGCAGTGCCGTCGTCGGGGCCGTTCACCACGAACGCCTCCGGTTCGGTCCCGCCGGTGCAGCTGCCGAACGCCGGGAAGACGACGCTGACGATCGGCGGCTTCAGCGCGCGGCTCACGCCGAAGAAGGCCGACGGCTCGTTCACCGGGCTCGGCTCGTTCACCTCGGACTGCACGCTCGACCCGGGGCAGGACCCGGTGTTGCTGAGCTTCGACCTCGGTGCGGCTTCCCGTGCTTACGGCGTCAGCGGCTCGACGACGGTGCAGGCACTGGGGGCGACCGCGCCGCTCACCGGGTCCTTGACGGGATTCAGCCCGGCGTTCGACCGGGCACGGGCGGAGTTCAAGGTGTTCGGGTTCGTGCCGGGGACAGCCGACCTGCAGTTCAGCACGGACGGCCCGCAGACCGGCGAGGTCACCGGCGACGGCTTCGTCGCGCACGCGAAACTGGCGCTGGCGTTGCCCCAGGTCACGCTGTTCGGGCTGCCGGTCGCGGACGCCGGGTGCCGGGCGAGTGCTTCGATCCCGGTCGACCTGAAGACGGGCACCGGGTTCGCGCTCGCGTCGGGCGGGCCGGTGAGCGGGGAGTACGCGATCCCGCCGCTGACCGGCTGCGGCGCGTTCACCGCGTACCTGAGCTCGCTGGTGCAGGGCGCGGGGAACACGTTCGCCCTGACGTTGACCGCGCGCTGACTGCCGCTCACCTCGCGCCGGTATACGTGGAGGAATGCTTCGAACCACTGTGGGGACCCTGGTCGTTGTCACACTGCTCGCCACCGCCGCGCCCGGGGAGGCGGCCGGACTGAGCCGGGACCCGGTGGCGGTCGTCCACGACCGCGACCACGCGCTGCACGTGCTCAACGGCGGCGCGACCGACGACGAGCTGACGCTGCGGACGCAGACGCTGTCGTCGAGTGCGTGGGCGTTCTTCCGGGGCACGTCCCCGCTGTACTACCGGGACCTCGGTGAGCTGCCGCCCTCGGCGTACGCGACCGCGGGCGGCAACGTGTGGCTGACCGGCGACGCGCACCTGGAGAACACCGGCGCCGACCGCGGGGCCGACAACGAGGAGCAGTTCGCGCTCACCGACACCGACGACGCCTGGCGTGGTTCGTGGACGTGGGAACTGCGCCGGGAAGCCGTCTCGATCGTGCTCGCCGGCCGGGCCGGCGGCCGCAGTGCCGGCCAGATCGCCACCGACGTCGACACCTTCGTCGCCGAGTACGCCCAGTGGATCGGGAAGTTCCACGGGACGAACGACGAAGCGAGCTGGCGGCTGACCGCGGGCAACACGTCCGACCTGGTGGGGGACCTGATCGACGAAGCCGCCGGTGACAAGCGCGCGGACCTGCTGGCCAAGTGGACGACCGGCGGCCACTTCAAGAGCGACCCGCAGCTGCAGCCGGTGTCCGCGGCGACGCGCACCCAGCTCACCGACGCGATCGCGGCCTACCGGACGACCGCGGGCAAGCCGCTGAAGGCGTCCGAGGCCGTCGTGAAGGACGTCCGCCGCCGGACCGGCGCGGGCACCGGCAGCCTCGGCCGGTTCCGCTGGTACGTGCTCGTCGAGGGGGACACGACGTCGGCGTCCGACGACCGGATCCTCGAACTCAAGCAGGAGGTCGACCCGGCACCGAAGCAGCTCGCGCCGAACGCCACCGCGCTGACCGGCGGGCAGCGTCCCGCACTGGCCCTGCGCTGGCTGGCGAACCAGTCGGACCCGCTGGCCGGCTGGGCGAGCGTCGGGAGCACGCCGGTGCTGGTGAAGGAGAAGTCCCCGTTCGCCGAGGACCTGGAGATCGGCGACCTGACCACGTCCACGATCTGGGACGACACCGTCCGGGACGTCGCCCGGCTGCTCGCCGCCGCCCACGCCCGTGCCGACCAGGACATCCCCGGCACCGGGGTGCCGTACTCGGCGGACGCGGCGATCGACGGCGCCATCACGTCGGTCTCCGGGCTGCAGGCCGAGACGCGGGCCTTCGCGACGAGCTACGCCGACCAGGTCGCCAGCGACTGGCAGGCGTACGTCGCCGCGAAGAACAGCGGACGGCCGCTCTTCTGACGCCCCCGGCGGACGCCGGATCCGGCTTTCACCCGAACCGTTATCGACCCGGTGTCACATCGGGGTGCTATAAAGCGCTACCCCGGTGGGACCGGTTTCGCGCCGTAGAGGGCCGCCGCCGGTGCCGCTAGGGTTGATCGTCTGGATGTGCTGGCTCAAGAGCAGCCGAACGGGAGAAGCCGGTGACCGCCGCGCTCGACGCTTCGTGGGATCCCCGCACGCGCCTGCGGGTGCTGCTGATCGAGGACGACGACGGCGACGCGCTGCTGGTCGAGGAAATGCTGGCGGACACGGCCGTGCCCTACGCGCTCGAACGCGTCGAAACGCTCACCGCCGCGCTCAGCGGCCCGCTCACCGCCGACTGCGTGGTGCTGGACCTGCAGCTGCCCGACGCCATGGGCCTGTCCGGGCTGACCAAGCTCGGGCAGCACGCGCCGGGCGTCGCGGTGGTCGTGCTGACCGGGCAGCACGACCAGGCCACCGGCGTCGCCGCGGTCGCCGCCGGCGCGCAGGACTACCTGGTCAAGGACCAGGTCGACGGCCCGCTGCTGGTGAAGGCCCTGCGCTTCGCCCGCGAACGCAAGCGCGCGGAGCAGGTCGAGCAGCAGTTCCTCCAGCAGCAGCTGCTCGCGCGGGAGAACGCCCGGCTCGAACGCGGCCTGCTGCCCAGCCCGCTGCTGCGCGACCCGCACCTCGACCTGGCCGCCCGCTACCGGCCCGGCCGCAACGGCTCGCTGCTCGGCGGCGACTTCTACGACGCGATCGAGCTCGCCGACGGCACCGTGCACATGATGATCGGCGACGTCTGCGGCCACGGCCCGGACGAGGCCGCGCTCGGCGTCGCGCTGCGGATCGCGTGGCGCTCGCTAGTGATGGCCGGGCTGCCGATGCCCGACGTGCTGACCATGGTCGAGCGGGTGCTGGTGCACGAGCGGATCGAGCCGCTGTTCGCCACCGTCTGCATGGTCGTCGTCGCGCCGGACCGAAGATCCCTGCGGCTGTCGCTGGCCGGCCACCTGCCGCCGCTGCTGCTCACCACCGGCGACGGGCACCTGCTCTCCGGCGAGCGGCTCGGCGTCCCGCTCGGTGTCGTCGAAGGCGCCAAGTGGGACGCGCTGGAGGTCCCGCTGGAGCCCGGGTGGTCGCTGCTGCTCTACACCGACGGCGTGTTCGAAGGCCGCGTCGGCGCCGGGTCCGAGCGGCTCGGGCACGAGCGGATGGCCGCTCTCGTGCTCGACATCAAGCGGGAGACCGGGATCCACGGCCACGTCCTGCTCGACGAGCTGATCGCCCGCGCCGAGCGGCTCAACTCCGGCCCCCTCGACGACGACGTCGCCCTCGCCCTGCTCAGCCACGACCCGGAAGCCGAGGCCGATGAGCGCTGACGTACGCGGCAGGCCCATCCGCCGCAGGCTGGCGCTGCTCGCCGCCGTCGAGGCCGTGCTGCTGGTCGCCGCGCTGGTCGCCGCCGGCGTGGCGCTGAACAGCCTCGCCGACGCCCGCGGCCGCCTGCTCGACGTGATCGGGCCGCAGCGGCTGGCTGCGATCCAGCTGTCGACCGCGCTGCTGAACCAGGAAAGCGGGGTCCGCGGCTACCAGCTCGGCCGGCAGCCGGAGTTCCTGGTCCCCTACACCGACGGGATGCGGGCGCAGGCCGACGCGGTCACGCAGCTGCGGCAGCTCGGCGCGGCCCCCGGCACCCGGATCGGGGACGACCTCGACGCCGTGGTGCGGGCGGCCACCGCCTGGCAGGCCGCGGCCGCGCCCACCATCGCGCCCGCCGCGCCACCGGTCACCGCGGCCCAGGTCGAACGCGGCCGGGCGCTGTTCGTCGACGTGCGCAAGGCGCTCGACACCCAGCTCGACCACCTCGCCGCGATCCGCGACGCCGGCCGCGCCGACCTGGACGCGGCGGCGCGCTTCCTCAACGCGATGTTCGTGGTCGTCGCGGTGCTCGTCGTGGTGTTGTTCGCGATGCTGTTCTTCGGCCTGCGGCAGTTCGTCACCCGGCCGATCCTGCGGCTGGCCGGCGAGGTCCGCCGGGTCGCGGATTCCGACATCCACCACCCGGTGCACAGCAGCGGGCCGCGCGAGATCGCCCAGCTCGGTGCCGACGTCGAGGCGATGCGGCAGCGCATCCTCGACGAGGTGGCCGAACTCGAGCGGGCGCACGCGCTGCTGGACCGGCGCACGCAGGAAGCGGAGCGGTCCACCGCGATGCTGGACCGGCGCACCCGTGAGCTGGAACGGTCCAACGCCGACCTCGAGCAGTTCGCCTACGTCGCTTCGCACGACCTGCAGGAACCGCTGCGGAAGGTGGCGAGCTTCTGCCAGCTGCTCCAGCGGCGTTACCAGGGCCTGCTCGACGAGCGCGGCGAGCAGTACATCGAGTACGCCGTCGACGGCGCGAAGCGGATGCAGGTGCTGATCAACGACCTGCTGGCGTTCTCGCGGGTCGGCCGCAAGCCGGGCGAGCACGTCGTGGCCGACGCGGGTGCGCTGGCCGACGAGGCGATCGCGAACCTCGAGGTGGCGTTGTCGCTGAGCGGCGGCAAGGTCAGCCGCGGCGAGCTGCCGCAGGTGCGCGTCGAGCCCGCGCTGATGACGGCGGTGTTCCAGAACCTCATCGGCAACGCGCTGAAGTTCAAGGGCGAGGCACCGCCGGAGGTCCGGGTCAGCGCCGAACGCGACGGCGACGACTGGGTGTTCTCGGTGTCGGACAACGGGATCGGCATCGACCCGGAGTACGCCGAACGGGTGTTCGCGCTGTTCCAGCGCCTGCACACGCGGTCCGCGTACCCGGGCACCGGCATCGGCCTGGCCCTGTGCCGCCGGATCGTCGAGTACCACGGCGGCCGGATCTGGCTCGACACCGAAGCTTCCGACACCACGTTCCGCTTCACCCTGCCGGCCCGCGAGGAGCCGGCCCGCGAGGAGGAGGGGACCGCATGACGCAGGCGCCGACCCCGATCGACATCCTGCTCGTCGAGGACGACCCGGGTGACGTGCTGATGACCCGGGAAGCCTTCGCCCACCACAAGATCCGCAACCCGCTGCACGTCGCCGAGGACGGCGTCGAAGCGCTGCGGTTCCTCAAGCGCGAAGGGCCGTTCGGGACGGCGCCGCGGCCGGGGCTGATCCTGCTCGACCTCAACCTGCCCCGCAAGGACGGCCGGGAGCTGCTCGGCGAGATCAAACAGGACCCCGGGCTGTGCACGATCCCGGTGGTCGTGCTGACCACGTCCGAGGCGGAGGAGGACATCCTGCGCAGCTACGAGCTGCACGCGAACGCCTACGTCACCAAGCCGGTCGACTTCGAGAAGTTCGTCGAAGTGGTCCGGAAGATCGACGACTTCTGGGTGACGGTGGTGAAACTCCCGCACCGGTAGCCGTTTGGCGGGGAGTGCGGCACGATGGGAGGCCGTGACGCCTTCGACGCCGGACCTGCCCGCCACCGAACTGGCGGTGACGCTCGACTGGCGGGGCCGGTCGGCGGTGCTGGCCGTGGCGGGGGAGATCGACCTGGTCAGCGCGCCGGAGTTCGGGGAAGTCGTCGACGTGGTGCTGGCCCGCGGGCCGGAGAAGCTGGTGGTCGATCTGCGCGAGGTGACGTTCTTCTGCTCGGCGGGGCTGCAGGTGCTCGCCGCGGCCCACCGCCGGGTGGCCGAGCGCGCGCTGCGCGTGGTGAGCGATTCCCCGGTGACGTCGGGCCCGTTGAAGACGACCGGGCTCGACACGTGGATCGGCGTCCACCCGACCGTCGACGAAGCACTCGCATGAGGCCGGCACCGTTCCGCTGCCACGGCGTTCCCGCGGTGCCCGGCGCCCTCCGCCGCCTGCGGCACGACCTGATGGCCTGGGTGCTGGGGGCCGGCGTCGAGGAGACCCGGGCGGGCGACATCGTGCTGGCCAGTTACGAGGCACTGGCGAACGTGGCCGACCACGCGTACGGCGACGCGGAGCCGGGCGTGGTCGACGTCGACGCGGCCCTGCACCCGGGACGGCTCGAAGTGGTGATCACCGACCACGGCCGGTGGCGGGCACCGGTGCCGGACACCCAGCCGGTGTCCCTGCGGGGCCGGGGGTTGCTGCTGCTGCGGGCGAGCGCGGACCGCGCGGACATCGCCCCGGGTGATTCGGGGACGGTCGTGACCTTGACCTGGGACCTGGACGCGGTGCCCGACGCGCGCTGAAGGCCACCACCGCTGCCGGTGGTGGCCTCCCGCGGCGGTGCTACTTGACGACGGCGCCGGTCTTCGGGTCGAGGGTGACCTTCCGGGCCTTCGGCCACCAGAAGTCGAACATCCCGGTGAGCGACCCGGCGCGCGTGTCGAACGACGAGTCGCCGATGCGGCCGGTGAACCAGTTGTCCTCGACGAACTTCAGCACCGACGTCTGGTCGGTCAGCGTGTGGTCGACGTGGTTGACCTTGCTGAACGGGGAAACCACCAGCAGCGGCAGGCGCGGGCCGTAGCCGCAGCGGTCGGCGTAGGTGCCCACCGTCGTCGCCTTCGCCGTGCAGACCGGCTGGTCCTGCGCGGTGTCGTGGGAACCGTTCAGGATCGGGGACTTCTGGTGGTCGTACCAGCCGTCCGAGTCGTCGTAGGCCAGCACGATCGCCGTCGACTTCCACTCCGGGGACTGCTGGATCCGGTTGATCTCCCCGACCACGAACTGCTGCTCGTCCAGCGGGTCCGAGTAGCCCGCGTGGCCGTCCTGGTACTGCGGGGCCTTCAGGAAGCTCACCGCGGGCATCGAGCCGGCCTGCAGCGAGTCGTTGAAGTCCGCGATGTCGTACTGGTGGTTCGCGCGGTCGGTCTGGCCGATCGCCTGCACCGAGGACGGCGGGAGGTGCTTCGGGTTCGCCGTCGACGGGTAGTACTGGAACGGCTCGTGGTGTGGGCTGTAGTCGACCACCGCGTTGCCGCCGACGTTCTTGTGCGTCCGGCCGCAGACCGCGTACCCGTTGGCCGTGCCGGTCGGGCGGAAGCCGCCCTGGAACCAGCCCCACGTCACGTGGCGCTGGTTGAGCAGGTCACCGATGTTGCGGCCGTGCATGGTGGCCAGGTTGTCCTTGCTCGTGTGGTTCTTGCCCGAGCAGTCGTCCCACGCCGGATCCGGGTCGTTGATCATCGTGCCGATGCCGTTGGCATCCGGCGACTGCACCGCGTAGGCGTCGCTGACCGGCTCGTGCGTCACCGGGTCGACGGCCTGGACGCCGTGGGTGTTGCCGGAGATCAGGTCGATCGCGCCGGGGCTGGACGGGCCGAACACCGTGTTGAACGAGTTGTCGTTCAGGGCGTAGTGCTGGGCGTAGTTCCACATGCCGGTGACGGTGTTGCCGTCGTAGTAGTCCATCACCAGGCCGGGTTCGCCGAACAGGATCGGCTGGCCGGTGCACTTGTCTGTCTCGGTCTTCTCGACGAACTTGTCCATCTTGCCGCCGTTGAAGGCGGCCTGCTCCGCGCCGTAGTTGTGGTTCTGGTCGCAGGTCATGGCCTGCTGGGGCGTGAGCCGCTTCGGGTTGTAGGCGTTCGGGTTGTCGGTCAGCAGCTTCTTGTCGAGGCCGTTGACCTTCGGGGTGCCGTGCGCGGCGGTGAACGGCGTGCCGTCGGTGTTGGCCGCGTCCGGGTAGGTGCCGAAGTAGTGGTCGAACGAGATGTTCTCGCCGAAGATGACGACGACGTGCTTGATCGGCGTCGACGTCGGGATCCAGTGGGCGGGGAACAGGTTCAGCGGCTGGGCTTCCGCGGTGGTCGCCGCGGAGCCGGTGACGACGGCCAGCGTGGCCACCGAGGCGAGTGCCCCGGCGCCGAGCAGGCCCCGCCGTCGCCGGCGGATCCTTTTGTCCACAGTGGATTCCTTTCGTGGTGGGGTCAGGTGAGCAGGGAACGCCCGAAGTGGTCGTCCGGGCCGGTGACGCCCGGCAGCGCGAAGAAGTAGCCGCCGCCGAACGGGGAGATGTAGTCGGTGAGCGGTTCGCCGGCGAGCCGGGTCTGGACGGCCTCGAACTGGCGCTCCAGGTCCTGCTGGTAGCAGACGAACAGCAGGCCCATGTCGAGGTTGCCGTTGCTGTCGACGCCGCGGTCGTAGTTCACCGCGCGGCGCAGGATGCGGCCGGCGTCGGTCTCCGGTGTGCGCGGGTTCGCTTTCCGGATGTGGCTGGTCAGCGGGATGACGGTGCCGACGGGGTCGTCGGCGTACCGCGGGACGTCGGTCTCCTGCGTGCCGTCGAGCGGGGCGCCGGTGTCCCGGCGGCGGCCGATCATGTTCTCCTGCTCGGCCAGCGAAACCCGGTCCCAGAACTCGACGAGCATCCGGATCAGCCGGACGACCTGGTAGCTGCCGCCCGTGGTCCACGCGGGCTCGCCCTTCGTCCACACCAGACTGTCCAGTTCGGAGTCGGCGGGGTTGGCGGTGCCGTCCTTGAAGCCCATCAGGTTGCGGGGCGTGCCGTCCGGGCGCGGTGGGGAGCTGAAGCCGGTGAGCTTCCAGCGCAGCTGCATGCCGCCGCGGGTGGCGCGGGCGATGTCGCGCAGGGCGTGCAGGACGGTGTCGGTGTCGTTCGCGGACAGGACCAGGCTGAGGTCGCCGTGGCACTGGGCCGGGTCGAGGGCGTCGTCCGGGAACGTCGTCATCGGCTTCAGCTTGGCGGGCTTGAGTTTCGCGAGCCCGTACCGGTCGTCGAAGAGGCTCGCGCCGACGCCGAGGACGACACCGAGGTCGCTGCCGGGCACGACGGGCCCGAGAACGCCGGAGTCGGCGGGCGGCGCGGTGATCCCGAGCGCGGCGGGCGCCCCGCCGGCGGTGAGGAACCGCGCCCGGTCGGTGATGGCGCGGAAGAGCTCGGTGAGCTCGGCCTTGGACCCGGCGACGGCGTCGAAGGAGGCGACGACGGTCTGGGCGGGTGGTTTCCGGAGGATGGCGGCCTGGTGGGGGCCGTGGAAGGGCACGGGCGAGCGGCCATCGGTGCCGGCCGCGGAGGACGCGCCCAGCCCGGCCCCGGCGGCCACGGTGAGCCCGGCACCGACGGCGGCCCGGCGGAGGAAGGAGCGGCGGGGGAGGCCGGTCACGAGACCCTCCTCGGCTCGGCGATCGCCGCGATCGGGGCCAGCAGTTCCGTCAGCTCGCCGACGTCCGCGTTGAGCTTCTGCCGCTGCTCCCGGCTCAGCTCGGCCGGGCGGAGCCACGTACCGTCCGGGCGGTGGGCCGCGTCCAGCGCCTTCTGCGTGCGGTCCAGCCAGCTGTCCACCTCGGACAGCTGCGGGTACCTCGGCGTCAGCAGCGGCCGCAGCACGTCGAGGACCGCGCGGGTGCCGTCGAGGTTCGCGCGGGCCGTGGCCAGGTTCGTGCCGCTGCCGTAGTCGGTGCGGCCGGTGAGTTCGAACTGCAGCGTGTTCTCCATGATCTCGTGCGCGCGCAGCCCGAGGTCGTTGCCGTCGACCTGGCTGTCGGCGAAGGACGCCTGCAACGCGCGGGCGTCGGTGTCGAGCCGGTCGGCGACCGCGGCGAGTGCGCCCAGGTCCTCGCCGTGCCACAGGCCCTGC
Encoded proteins:
- a CDS encoding DUF6801 domain-containing protein → MSHPRGKKKTAAAAAATAAVGLVATALVVGAQTSAADPISLTLNYHCTFPLVGSQSLKVVINTDLPTTVNTGQPTGAFDIKAVSTINADTVSGLSLIGATTLEGTATASATVAAPSLNLPVSVPITLDKTNIPASGEMNINAAGKTPSLTFTQAGQAKITVGDLNLKVTPRKADGSVTGITPDGTIDAPCTQDSGQNNTLATITINGGGGTTTPPTTTPPVTTPPTTTPPVTTPPTTTPPGGGIKYSFGITGQTALKSLGSTAPITGSFDADVNLSAKTFTGNLQLNPTHTDFKLFGFLQGSSDVKVVQNGPQTGELVGTGFKAHIKFDTFLTTVNLFGIPISTDPKCGTVSPSTSEMTTGPDFDLLKGGKLSGTYSLSALQNCGSFNDIISAFAKSDGNSLNLVLAKK
- a CDS encoding DUF6801 domain-containing protein, which produces MRIARSLLAACVLALAIAAPAVASTPIDKKLSFTCPFPLIGLQKLAVEVKASFDVPSAPGGTFTTADLAVAVTVPDKSARGLTLVGAASIEGTASAGVTLTNGPLTLPLSLPLTVAKTAVPSSGPFTTNASGSVPPVQLPNAGKTTLTIGGFSARLTPKKADGSFTGLGSFTSDCTLDPGQDPVLLSFDLGAASRAYGVSGSTTVQALGATAPLTGSLTGFSPAFDRARAEFKVFGFVPGTADLQFSTDGPQTGEVTGDGFVAHAKLALALPQVTLFGLPVADAGCRASASIPVDLKTGTGFALASGGPVSGEYAIPPLTGCGAFTAYLSSLVQGAGNTFALTLTAR
- a CDS encoding DUF2252 family protein, which gives rise to MLRTTVGTLVVVTLLATAAPGEAAGLSRDPVAVVHDRDHALHVLNGGATDDELTLRTQTLSSSAWAFFRGTSPLYYRDLGELPPSAYATAGGNVWLTGDAHLENTGADRGADNEEQFALTDTDDAWRGSWTWELRREAVSIVLAGRAGGRSAGQIATDVDTFVAEYAQWIGKFHGTNDEASWRLTAGNTSDLVGDLIDEAAGDKRADLLAKWTTGGHFKSDPQLQPVSAATRTQLTDAIAAYRTTAGKPLKASEAVVKDVRRRTGAGTGSLGRFRWYVLVEGDTTSASDDRILELKQEVDPAPKQLAPNATALTGGQRPALALRWLANQSDPLAGWASVGSTPVLVKEKSPFAEDLEIGDLTTSTIWDDTVRDVARLLAAAHARADQDIPGTGVPYSADAAIDGAITSVSGLQAETRAFATSYADQVASDWQAYVAAKNSGRPLF
- a CDS encoding PP2C family protein-serine/threonine phosphatase, yielding MTAALDASWDPRTRLRVLLIEDDDGDALLVEEMLADTAVPYALERVETLTAALSGPLTADCVVLDLQLPDAMGLSGLTKLGQHAPGVAVVVLTGQHDQATGVAAVAAGAQDYLVKDQVDGPLLVKALRFARERKRAEQVEQQFLQQQLLARENARLERGLLPSPLLRDPHLDLAARYRPGRNGSLLGGDFYDAIELADGTVHMMIGDVCGHGPDEAALGVALRIAWRSLVMAGLPMPDVLTMVERVLVHERIEPLFATVCMVVVAPDRRSLRLSLAGHLPPLLLTTGDGHLLSGERLGVPLGVVEGAKWDALEVPLEPGWSLLLYTDGVFEGRVGAGSERLGHERMAALVLDIKRETGIHGHVLLDELIARAERLNSGPLDDDVALALLSHDPEAEADER
- a CDS encoding ATP-binding protein codes for the protein MSADVRGRPIRRRLALLAAVEAVLLVAALVAAGVALNSLADARGRLLDVIGPQRLAAIQLSTALLNQESGVRGYQLGRQPEFLVPYTDGMRAQADAVTQLRQLGAAPGTRIGDDLDAVVRAATAWQAAAAPTIAPAAPPVTAAQVERGRALFVDVRKALDTQLDHLAAIRDAGRADLDAAARFLNAMFVVVAVLVVVLFAMLFFGLRQFVTRPILRLAGEVRRVADSDIHHPVHSSGPREIAQLGADVEAMRQRILDEVAELERAHALLDRRTQEAERSTAMLDRRTRELERSNADLEQFAYVASHDLQEPLRKVASFCQLLQRRYQGLLDERGEQYIEYAVDGAKRMQVLINDLLAFSRVGRKPGEHVVADAGALADEAIANLEVALSLSGGKVSRGELPQVRVEPALMTAVFQNLIGNALKFKGEAPPEVRVSAERDGDDWVFSVSDNGIGIDPEYAERVFALFQRLHTRSAYPGTGIGLALCRRIVEYHGGRIWLDTEASDTTFRFTLPAREEPAREEEGTA
- a CDS encoding response regulator — translated: MTQAPTPIDILLVEDDPGDVLMTREAFAHHKIRNPLHVAEDGVEALRFLKREGPFGTAPRPGLILLDLNLPRKDGRELLGEIKQDPGLCTIPVVVLTTSEAEEDILRSYELHANAYVTKPVDFEKFVEVVRKIDDFWVTVVKLPHR
- a CDS encoding STAS domain-containing protein, encoding MTPSTPDLPATELAVTLDWRGRSAVLAVAGEIDLVSAPEFGEVVDVVLARGPEKLVVDLREVTFFCSAGLQVLAAAHRRVAERALRVVSDSPVTSGPLKTTGLDTWIGVHPTVDEALA
- a CDS encoding ATP-binding protein: MRPAPFRCHGVPAVPGALRRLRHDLMAWVLGAGVEETRAGDIVLASYEALANVADHAYGDAEPGVVDVDAALHPGRLEVVITDHGRWRAPVPDTQPVSLRGRGLLLLRASADRADIAPGDSGTVVTLTWDLDAVPDAR
- a CDS encoding phospholipase C; the protein is MDKRIRRRRRGLLGAGALASVATLAVVTGSAATTAEAQPLNLFPAHWIPTSTPIKHVVVIFGENISFDHYFGTYPDAANTDGTPFTAAHGTPKVNGLDKKLLTDNPNAYNPKRLTPQQAMTCDQNHNYGAEQAAFNGGKMDKFVEKTETDKCTGQPILFGEPGLVMDYYDGNTVTGMWNYAQHYALNDNSFNTVFGPSSPGAIDLISGNTHGVQAVDPVTHEPVSDAYAVQSPDANGIGTMINDPDPAWDDCSGKNHTSKDNLATMHGRNIGDLLNQRHVTWGWFQGGFRPTGTANGYAVCGRTHKNVGGNAVVDYSPHHEPFQYYPSTANPKHLPPSSVQAIGQTDRANHQYDIADFNDSLQAGSMPAVSFLKAPQYQDGHAGYSDPLDEQQFVVGEINRIQQSPEWKSTAIVLAYDDSDGWYDHQKSPILNGSHDTAQDQPVCTAKATTVGTYADRCGYGPRLPLLVVSPFSKVNHVDHTLTDQTSVLKFVEDNWFTGRIGDSSFDTRAGSLTGMFDFWWPKARKVTLDPKTGAVVK